The following are encoded together in the Deinococcus cellulosilyticus NBRC 106333 = KACC 11606 genome:
- a CDS encoding alpha/beta hydrolase, producing MNTSKQSRKSTSFQKRHFGVAVALTVAIAAASSQSKAAGFTEAPCAFGVELPAATDHTLSCGYVDVPAKHRGPAGKTYQLHVAWYKSTSANRKADPIITLNGGPGQKTSSYAPLANYLVAAIAPERDLIFFDQRGVGASKPSLDCPQILKKLQEIPLERVKDQTQVMATELNNCFTDLEKEGIDLGTFNTVESADDVAVLAKAVSAEKVNLYGASYGSRLAQEVMRRHPELLRSVVLDAVVTTDANYIQNREGTVDAALRKSLNRCLQDEACNAAFPNLTERLEKLADRLDQNPIKLPVPDLQTGEAQEVTVNAAMLGGGLMLGLYATQLVPVLPAIIDDIDRGNTQMLTLMLQSLQSATGMSSIGMQAAFGCNDLIPYARPEDLQPAEKPLKVVSASFGDVLTAYAKACEGHKWSPLSAETREVVKSDIPTLMFSGELDPVTPPQYAQKVLPGLSRAQFVSFPTGAHGEITMMPGACADGLVRAFLDDPASKLDAACAAVPHPFQLKLQ from the coding sequence ATGAACACATCAAAACAGTCCAGAAAAAGCACTTCATTCCAAAAACGCCATTTTGGGGTTGCCGTTGCCCTCACGGTTGCCATTGCTGCAGCAAGCAGCCAGAGCAAAGCTGCAGGTTTCACTGAAGCGCCCTGTGCTTTCGGGGTGGAACTTCCTGCAGCCACAGACCACACCCTCAGCTGCGGTTATGTGGATGTCCCTGCAAAACACAGGGGTCCAGCAGGCAAAACCTACCAGTTGCATGTGGCCTGGTACAAATCCACCTCTGCAAACCGCAAAGCAGATCCCATCATCACCCTGAACGGAGGCCCTGGGCAGAAAACCTCCAGCTATGCCCCTCTGGCAAATTATCTGGTGGCTGCCATCGCGCCAGAACGGGACCTGATTTTCTTTGATCAGCGGGGTGTGGGGGCATCGAAACCCAGCCTGGACTGCCCACAGATCCTGAAAAAACTGCAGGAGATCCCCCTGGAAAGGGTGAAAGACCAGACCCAGGTGATGGCCACCGAACTGAACAACTGCTTCACAGATCTGGAGAAAGAAGGCATTGACCTTGGCACGTTCAACACTGTGGAAAGTGCAGATGATGTGGCCGTGCTGGCAAAAGCGGTGTCTGCAGAGAAAGTGAATCTGTATGGTGCCTCTTATGGCTCCAGACTGGCCCAGGAAGTGATGCGCCGCCATCCTGAACTGCTCAGGTCGGTGGTGCTTGATGCCGTGGTCACCACCGATGCCAATTACATCCAGAACCGCGAAGGCACTGTGGATGCGGCCCTCAGGAAGAGCCTGAACCGCTGCCTGCAGGATGAGGCCTGCAATGCAGCCTTCCCCAACCTGACCGAGCGTCTGGAGAAGCTGGCAGACCGTCTGGACCAGAATCCCATCAAGCTGCCGGTGCCCGATCTCCAGACCGGTGAGGCCCAGGAAGTCACAGTGAATGCCGCCATGCTGGGCGGTGGCCTGATGCTGGGCCTGTACGCCACCCAGCTTGTTCCTGTGCTGCCTGCGATCATTGATGACATTGACAGAGGCAACACCCAGATGCTCACTTTGATGCTGCAGAGCCTGCAGAGTGCAACAGGCATGAGCAGCATCGGGATGCAGGCCGCTTTCGGGTGCAATGATCTCATTCCCTATGCCAGACCCGAAGACCTGCAACCTGCAGAGAAACCCCTGAAAGTGGTGAGTGCTTCTTTCGGAGATGTGCTGACCGCCTATGCGAAAGCCTGTGAAGGCCACAAGTGGAGCCCCCTTTCTGCAGAGACCCGTGAAGTGGTGAAGAGCGACATCCCAACTTTGATGTTCTCCGGTGAGCTCGATCCCGTGACCCCTCCCCAGTATGCCCAGAAGGTGCTTCCAGGCCTCAGCCGTGCCCAGTTTGTTTCCTTCCCCACCGGAGCCCACGGGGAAATCACCATGATGCCCGGAGCCTGTGCAGATGGTCTGGTCCGTGCCTTCCTGGATGATCCTGCCAGCAAACTGGACGCAGCGTGTGCGGCTGTTCCACATCCCTTCCAGCTGAAACTGCAATAA
- a CDS encoding 2-isopropylmalate synthase, giving the protein MRHIKIFDTTLRDGEQSPGVALNHAQKLEIAHQLARLGVDIIEAGFAISSPGDFECIQRIAQEVHGPVICSLARLNKADIERAAMALEPAEKRRIHVFTSASKIHLEKMLKKTPEQILDLSREMIQFALQFTDDVEFSAQDVMRADPEFVFQLYAAAIEAGATTINIPDTVGYGAPNEYGRIIRTIHDDVVAGRNVAISTHCHDDLGMATALSLAAVENGATQIECTINGIGERAGNTSLEEVVMAIHTRKDWYHAETRINTRELYRASRLVSRLTGMPVQPNKAIVGDNAFAHESGIHQDGVLKHKDTYEIMNAELVGREAAVMVMGKHSGRAAFRKALSDLGYEFSDEKINALFARFKDLADRKGQIYADDLRALVESRTDVPQTFTLEGFQITSGLNITPVAFIRLATPEGSVEATAHGDGPVAAAFTAISQITGITPELDTYRIQAVTRGSEALGEVSITARYQNMHITGQGVATDVVEASARAWIRVINQIVAGMGKTKVATDAAESL; this is encoded by the coding sequence ATGAGACACATCAAGATTTTTGACACCACCCTCCGTGACGGCGAACAATCTCCCGGCGTGGCCCTCAACCACGCGCAGAAACTTGAAATTGCCCACCAGCTGGCCCGTCTGGGTGTGGACATCATCGAAGCTGGATTTGCCATCTCCTCCCCCGGGGACTTCGAGTGCATCCAGCGCATCGCCCAGGAAGTGCACGGACCTGTGATCTGCTCGCTGGCCCGCCTGAACAAAGCCGACATTGAACGCGCAGCCATGGCCCTGGAGCCCGCCGAGAAGCGCAGAATTCACGTCTTCACCTCTGCCTCCAAAATCCACCTTGAGAAGATGCTCAAGAAAACCCCCGAGCAGATCCTGGACCTCAGCAGGGAAATGATCCAGTTCGCCCTGCAGTTCACCGACGATGTGGAATTCAGTGCCCAGGACGTGATGCGTGCCGATCCCGAATTCGTGTTTCAGCTTTACGCTGCTGCCATTGAGGCCGGGGCCACCACCATCAACATCCCTGACACTGTGGGTTACGGTGCCCCCAACGAGTACGGACGCATCATCCGCACCATTCATGACGATGTGGTCGCGGGGCGCAATGTCGCCATCTCCACCCACTGCCACGATGACCTCGGGATGGCCACCGCCCTGAGCCTCGCCGCCGTGGAAAACGGAGCCACCCAGATCGAATGCACCATCAACGGCATCGGGGAACGGGCCGGAAACACCTCCCTCGAAGAAGTGGTGATGGCGATCCACACCCGCAAGGACTGGTACCACGCCGAAACCCGCATCAACACCCGCGAACTGTACCGCGCCTCCCGTCTTGTGTCCCGCCTGACTGGCATGCCCGTGCAGCCCAACAAGGCCATTGTCGGGGACAATGCCTTCGCCCACGAATCTGGCATTCACCAGGACGGTGTGCTGAAGCACAAGGACACCTATGAGATCATGAACGCCGAACTCGTGGGCCGCGAAGCCGCCGTGATGGTGATGGGCAAGCACTCTGGACGCGCCGCCTTCAGAAAAGCCCTCTCCGACCTCGGGTACGAATTCAGCGACGAGAAGATCAACGCGCTGTTTGCCCGCTTCAAGGACCTTGCAGACCGCAAAGGCCAGATTTACGCCGATGACCTGCGTGCCCTCGTGGAGTCCCGCACCGACGTGCCCCAGACCTTCACCCTCGAAGGATTCCAGATCACCTCGGGCCTGAACATCACCCCTGTGGCCTTCATTCGCCTTGCCACACCCGAAGGCAGCGTGGAAGCCACCGCCCACGGAGATGGACCTGTGGCCGCTGCCTTCACCGCCATCAGCCAGATCACCGGCATCACCCCTGAACTGGACACTTACCGCATTCAGGCCGTTACACGCGGTTCTGAAGCGCTGGGCGAGGTCTCCATCACTGCCCGTTACCAGAACATGCACATCACCGGACAGGGCGTTGCCACCGACGTGGTGGAAGCCTCCGCCCGGGCCTGGATTCGCGTGATCAACCAGATCGTGGCAGGCATGGGCAAAACCAAGGTCGCCACCGACGCCGCCGAGAGCCTGTAA
- a CDS encoding antibiotic biosynthesis monooxygenase family protein gives MILEVAVLNVLPGQTQPFEAAFQQAQKIISSMKGYLGHELQKCLEKENQYILLVRWETLEDHTVGFRGSPEYQEWRKLLHHFYDPFPTVEHYSRVF, from the coding sequence TTGATCCTTGAAGTTGCAGTGCTGAACGTGTTGCCAGGACAGACCCAGCCTTTTGAAGCAGCATTCCAGCAAGCCCAGAAGATCATTTCCAGCATGAAAGGTTATCTGGGGCATGAGTTGCAAAAATGCCTGGAGAAAGAAAACCAGTACATTCTGCTGGTCAGGTGGGAAACCCTTGAAGACCACACCGTGGGTTTTCGAGGCAGCCCTGAATATCAGGAATGGCGAAAGCTGCTGCACCATTTTTATGATCCCTTTCCCACAGTGGAGCATTACAGCAGGGTGTTTTGA
- the ilvD gene encoding dihydroxy-acid dehydratase, producing MRSNTIKSGFERAPHRSLLRATGVIKRDSDFDKPFIAICNSYIDIIPGHVHLQEFGRVVKEAVRAAGGIPFEFNTIGVDDGIAMGHSGMKYSLPSRELIADAVETVVQAHQFDAMICIPNCDKIVPGMLMGAMRCDIPTIFISGGPMMRGLTKSGKRIDLASVFEAVGSYKAGKMTGEELTEYEQEACPTCGSCSGMFTANSMNCLCEALGMALPGNGTIPAVDPNGRRQALAEQAARQVMVLLERNIKPTDIVTQKSLDNAFALDMAMGGSTNTILHTIAIAHEVGVEYPLSRLNEVSNRVANLCKIAPSSNYHIQDLDEVGGVSVILKELFKHDMLHRDCITVTGNTLEENVKDAAEPDGEVVRPLENAYSKTGGLRMLFGNLAPEGGVVKYAGVVPSMRQFEGEAICYDSMEDANEGILGGKVKSGHVVVIRYEGPKGGPGMQEMLSPTANIQGMGLGETVLLLTDGRFSGATRGGSIGHISPEAAAGGPIAFVRDGDRIKVDMDAGTLDVLVSAEELEARKKDWKPVIKEIPGKWLKRYAKLVTSGSQGAVLVD from the coding sequence ATGCGTAGCAACACCATCAAATCGGGATTCGAGCGTGCCCCCCACCGCAGCCTCCTGCGCGCCACGGGCGTCATCAAGCGGGACAGCGATTTCGACAAGCCCTTCATCGCCATCTGCAACAGTTACATCGACATCATCCCCGGTCACGTCCACCTGCAGGAGTTCGGACGGGTCGTCAAGGAAGCTGTCCGTGCAGCAGGCGGCATCCCCTTCGAGTTCAACACCATCGGTGTGGATGACGGCATCGCCATGGGTCACAGTGGCATGAAGTACTCTCTGCCCTCCCGTGAACTGATCGCGGACGCCGTGGAAACCGTGGTGCAGGCCCACCAGTTCGATGCCATGATCTGCATTCCCAACTGCGACAAGATCGTGCCTGGCATGCTGATGGGGGCCATGCGTTGCGACATCCCCACCATTTTCATCTCTGGTGGTCCCATGATGCGCGGCCTGACCAAGTCTGGCAAGCGCATTGACCTCGCCAGTGTGTTCGAGGCTGTGGGGTCCTACAAAGCGGGCAAGATGACCGGTGAAGAGCTCACCGAGTACGAGCAGGAAGCCTGCCCCACCTGCGGAAGCTGCTCTGGGATGTTCACCGCGAACAGCATGAACTGCCTGTGTGAAGCCCTCGGGATGGCGTTGCCCGGCAACGGAACCATTCCTGCTGTGGACCCCAACGGTCGCCGCCAGGCCCTCGCAGAGCAGGCCGCCCGTCAGGTGATGGTTTTGCTGGAGCGCAACATCAAACCCACCGACATCGTGACCCAGAAATCCCTGGACAACGCCTTTGCCCTCGACATGGCCATGGGCGGCAGCACCAACACCATTCTGCACACCATTGCCATTGCCCACGAAGTGGGTGTGGAGTACCCCCTCTCTCGCCTGAACGAGGTTTCCAACCGGGTCGCAAACCTGTGCAAAATTGCTCCGAGCAGCAATTACCACATCCAGGATCTGGATGAAGTGGGCGGTGTCTCTGTCATCCTGAAAGAGCTCTTCAAGCACGACATGCTGCACAGAGACTGCATCACCGTCACCGGAAACACCCTCGAAGAGAACGTCAAAGACGCTGCCGAGCCCGATGGTGAAGTGGTGCGTCCGCTGGAGAACGCCTACAGCAAGACCGGGGGCCTGCGCATGCTGTTCGGAAACCTTGCACCTGAGGGTGGTGTGGTGAAATACGCCGGGGTGGTGCCCAGCATGCGCCAGTTCGAAGGAGAAGCCATCTGCTATGACAGCATGGAAGACGCCAACGAAGGCATCCTGGGCGGCAAGGTCAAGAGTGGTCATGTGGTGGTCATCCGCTACGAAGGCCCCAAAGGGGGTCCCGGCATGCAGGAAATGCTCTCCCCCACCGCCAACATCCAGGGCATGGGACTCGGTGAGACCGTGCTGCTCCTCACCGATGGTCGCTTCTCCGGGGCCACCCGTGGGGGGTCCATCGGGCACATCTCTCCTGAAGCTGCAGCAGGTGGCCCCATTGCCTTTGTGCGGGATGGGGACCGCATCAAAGTGGACATGGATGCTGGAACGCTGGACGTGCTGGTGAGTGCCGAAGAGCTCGAAGCCCGCAAGAAGGACTGGAAACCCGTCATCAAGGAGATCCCTGGCAAGTGGCTGAAGCGTTACGCCAAACTGGTCACCAGTGGATCTCAGGGTGCCGTACTCGTCGATTAA
- a CDS encoding barstar family protein: MTDLSLNTLEDCGILPLDTDEATLRAEALSHGYTFMCVDLSVVANRQDLLEAFAEDLNFPEYFGQNWDALSDCLMDFSWQEAEGYVLVLEGTRQLSVALEDEYDTLMEILEETVKFWQEQDVPFWVFMT, translated from the coding sequence ATGACTGACCTCAGCCTGAATACCCTGGAAGATTGCGGCATCCTGCCCCTCGACACCGACGAGGCAACCCTGCGTGCAGAAGCCCTTTCGCATGGTTACACCTTCATGTGCGTGGACCTCAGCGTGGTGGCCAACCGCCAGGACCTTCTGGAGGCCTTCGCAGAGGACCTGAATTTCCCCGAGTACTTTGGTCAGAACTGGGACGCCCTTTCAGACTGCCTGATGGATTTCTCCTGGCAGGAAGCCGAGGGGTACGTTCTGGTCCTCGAAGGTACCCGCCAGCTGTCTGTGGCTCTGGAAGATGAATACGACACCCTGATGGAAATTCTGGAAGAGACGGTGAAGTTCTGGCAGGAGCAGGATGTGCCCTTCTGGGTCTTCATGACCTGA
- a CDS encoding ribonuclease domain-containing protein: protein MNFKQWWLPVVLVVAVSTPGAAKDLPTVRLQKLPVEARTTYQLILKGGPFPYAKDGSVFQNREKLLPIKPRNHYREYTVPTPGVNTRGARRIICGPVMDCFYTSDHYRSFRRIVK from the coding sequence ATGAACTTCAAGCAGTGGTGGCTCCCTGTGGTTCTGGTCGTTGCTGTGTCCACTCCGGGTGCAGCAAAGGACCTGCCCACGGTGCGCCTCCAGAAACTGCCTGTTGAAGCCCGAACCACTTACCAGCTGATCCTGAAGGGCGGCCCCTTTCCCTACGCGAAAGACGGCTCGGTGTTTCAGAACCGGGAAAAGCTGCTTCCCATCAAACCGAGGAACCACTATCGGGAGTACACCGTCCCGACGCCAGGTGTGAACACCCGGGGGGCCAGACGCATCATCTGTGGTCCTGTGATGGACTGCTTCTACACCAGCGACCATTACCGTTCATTCCGGAGGATTGTGAAATGA
- a CDS encoding GNAT family N-acetyltransferase, whose product MKISALTPDLFPAAARMLSLQHQKPEDLLLSALRGFDRPGMSGVVAHEGDQLLGFLLGQASMHPFYGRSVRVPLLGQAVSSEHPDLLANLYAALGEQWLLKGNFLHQVMVPVAHTQTQQAWFRLGFGVEQVHGELDLTDLQGKLSPQVRRATLADLDQLADLVAVIGRHYVHAPVFEPFYPEQPADLLEGYAEVLQETDWTLWLYEEERQVLAFQLHAPLKATWEVPEHTAELKTAATLPAARGRGLQKTLLRHALLDLKVHGVQQLRADWRGTNLQSARAWRGLGFQETVFRLSRRLPADLGWARGAAE is encoded by the coding sequence ATGAAGATCTCTGCCCTCACCCCAGACCTGTTTCCTGCAGCTGCACGCATGCTCTCTTTGCAGCACCAGAAGCCTGAAGACCTGCTGCTCTCTGCCCTGAGAGGTTTTGACCGTCCAGGGATGTCTGGCGTGGTGGCGCACGAGGGAGACCAGTTGCTGGGTTTTCTGCTGGGTCAGGCCAGCATGCACCCGTTTTATGGACGCAGTGTGCGGGTGCCTTTGCTGGGTCAGGCCGTTTCCTCAGAGCACCCTGACCTGCTGGCAAACCTGTATGCGGCCCTGGGAGAACAGTGGCTTTTGAAGGGGAACTTCCTGCATCAGGTGATGGTTCCAGTTGCACACACCCAGACCCAGCAGGCGTGGTTCAGGCTGGGATTTGGTGTGGAACAGGTGCATGGGGAACTTGACCTCACCGACCTGCAAGGGAAGCTTTCTCCCCAGGTCAGACGGGCAACCCTGGCCGATCTGGACCAGCTTGCCGATCTGGTGGCGGTGATTGGACGGCATTACGTGCATGCTCCGGTGTTCGAGCCCTTCTACCCTGAGCAGCCTGCAGACCTGCTGGAGGGGTATGCCGAGGTCTTGCAGGAGACGGACTGGACGCTCTGGCTTTATGAAGAGGAAAGGCAGGTGCTGGCCTTCCAGCTGCATGCTCCTCTGAAAGCAACCTGGGAGGTGCCTGAGCACACAGCAGAACTCAAGACTGCCGCCACCCTGCCTGCTGCGAGGGGCAGAGGATTGCAAAAAACACTTCTGAGGCATGCCCTGCTGGACCTCAAAGTCCATGGGGTCCAGCAGCTCAGGGCAGACTGGAGGGGCACCAACCTGCAATCTGCACGGGCATGGAGGGGGCTGGGGTTTCAGGAGACGGTCTTCCGGCTGTCCCGCAGGCTCCCGGCAGACCTGGGTTGGGCCAGAGGAGCAGCTGAATAG
- a CDS encoding tetratricopeptide repeat-containing diguanylate cyclase, with the protein MDLPSDPASHIPALLREAQEWAYQEPQRALQQAQKAFQLLSVQVPLELQLRVREVLINSLAIVGDQQEGLRHASELLALAAEAGDLPLQATANQQIATMLATSGQYEQSLPYFQAARTLSEGTSPGQYATATLNLADTLEKLGRLQDARQVYQGVLSLSTVDEEVEVVQAYASLSLVGLKVLEFELGQLEVRGLQEEPAVLVGVVEAARKARDRFLELYAHALLTRLQVHLGHLSEAERAFEEAWKIAEDLNQPRAWACACEARAYLYCLQDDHPEAMGSFEEAAAHLESVASSGELLQLLNSYVRYLRFWKKFEKAFEVLWKLHILDRAVRTDGVILQAQLVTLQMQIELARKENELHVLHVQELQHLQQQLQEQNQLLERLSRMDELTGVYNRRHAVHLLRELGAGPGCVLLLFDVDHFKRVNDSYGHSMGDTVLRGITSVVQAFLGDQDVFGRLGGEEFVVALAGRTVAEGERVALQICEAVAASVWHGIPGHQVTLSIGVAPFVSGTLEAALHLADEALYAAKARGRNCVVVVHTA; encoded by the coding sequence ATGGACCTGCCTTCTGACCCTGCCTCGCACATCCCTGCCCTCCTGAGAGAGGCCCAGGAGTGGGCCTATCAGGAACCCCAGCGTGCTTTGCAGCAAGCCCAGAAAGCCTTCCAGCTCCTGTCGGTGCAGGTGCCGCTGGAGTTGCAGTTGCGTGTCCGGGAGGTGCTGATCAACTCCCTGGCCATTGTGGGGGACCAGCAGGAGGGCCTGAGGCACGCTTCGGAATTGCTGGCCCTCGCCGCCGAGGCAGGAGACCTGCCCTTGCAGGCCACCGCCAACCAGCAGATTGCCACCATGCTGGCGACCTCTGGACAGTATGAGCAGAGCCTCCCGTACTTCCAGGCTGCCCGCACCCTCAGCGAGGGCACCAGTCCGGGGCAGTACGCCACTGCGACCCTCAACCTGGCAGACACCCTGGAGAAACTGGGCCGTCTGCAGGATGCCCGCCAGGTCTATCAGGGGGTGCTTTCCCTCTCCACCGTGGATGAGGAGGTGGAGGTGGTGCAGGCTTATGCCAGCCTCAGCCTGGTGGGCCTGAAAGTGCTTGAATTTGAGCTGGGCCAGCTGGAGGTCAGGGGTTTGCAGGAGGAGCCTGCTGTTCTGGTCGGAGTGGTGGAGGCGGCCCGAAAGGCCCGTGACCGTTTTCTGGAGCTCTATGCCCATGCCCTGCTGACCCGCCTGCAGGTGCATCTGGGACACCTGTCAGAAGCAGAGCGTGCTTTTGAAGAGGCCTGGAAGATTGCAGAAGACCTGAACCAGCCCAGAGCGTGGGCCTGTGCCTGTGAAGCGCGGGCTTACCTCTACTGCCTGCAAGATGACCACCCGGAGGCCATGGGGTCCTTTGAGGAGGCTGCCGCCCATCTGGAATCTGTGGCAAGCAGTGGGGAGTTGCTGCAGTTGCTGAATTCCTATGTGCGGTACCTGCGGTTCTGGAAAAAGTTCGAGAAGGCTTTCGAGGTGCTCTGGAAACTGCACATCCTGGACCGTGCCGTACGCACAGACGGGGTGATCCTGCAGGCGCAACTCGTCACCCTGCAAATGCAAATTGAACTGGCCCGCAAGGAAAACGAGCTGCATGTGTTGCACGTGCAGGAACTGCAACACCTTCAGCAGCAGCTGCAGGAGCAGAACCAGCTTCTGGAGCGCCTCTCCCGCATGGATGAACTCACCGGGGTGTACAACCGCCGCCATGCCGTGCACCTGCTCCGTGAACTCGGGGCAGGTCCGGGGTGTGTGCTGCTGCTTTTCGATGTGGACCACTTCAAGCGGGTCAACGACAGTTACGGGCACAGCATGGGGGACACGGTGCTCAGGGGCATCACCAGTGTGGTTCAGGCTTTTCTGGGAGATCAGGACGTGTTTGGCCGTCTGGGAGGGGAGGAGTTCGTGGTGGCCCTGGCAGGCCGCACGGTGGCAGAAGGGGAGAGGGTGGCGCTGCAGATTTGTGAGGCAGTGGCTGCCTCTGTCTGGCATGGAATTCCAGGTCATCAGGTGACGCTTTCCATCGGGGTGGCCCCGTTTGTTTCTGGCACGCTGGAAGCTGCCCTGCACCTTGCAGATGAGGCCCTCTATGCTGCCAAGGCCAGAGGCCGCAATTGCGTTGTGGTCGTGCACACCGCCTAG
- a CDS encoding leishmanolysin-related zinc metalloendopeptidase, with protein MLLDAPSGLNLNVLTQGWTIPGSFPSGTTKNVTFSISFDVAENPAQDPFGFSLVTAISEEPSDPFDIDLDFSADTLLTTSQKAIFEQAASRWEQVITHGLSNINDGGTIYDDLVIKASAVAIDGVGGILGQAGPEFIRNSNSLPLSGIMQFDSADLSNMETSGILYNVILHEMGHVLGIGTLWDYLGFLTYNAADCQTSTSIVFNKANAIAQYNALGGAGSVPVEDTGGAGTKCGHWRESIFDTELMTGWAEAGSMPMSRMTIASLKDLGYSVNLAAADTYTLPGVGGIRQQSHDIELIEIPTRPRVIPDN; from the coding sequence ATGCTGCTGGACGCCCCCTCCGGCCTCAACCTGAACGTGCTGACCCAGGGCTGGACCATCCCTGGAAGTTTCCCCTCTGGAACCACCAAAAACGTCACCTTCTCCATCAGCTTCGATGTGGCCGAGAACCCGGCACAGGACCCCTTCGGTTTCTCCCTGGTGACCGCAATCAGCGAAGAGCCCAGCGATCCCTTCGACATCGATCTGGACTTCTCTGCAGACACCTTGCTCACCACCAGCCAGAAAGCCATCTTTGAGCAGGCCGCAAGCCGCTGGGAACAGGTGATCACCCACGGGCTTTCCAACATCAATGACGGGGGCACCATTTACGACGATCTCGTCATCAAGGCCAGTGCCGTCGCCATTGACGGTGTGGGGGGAATCCTGGGGCAGGCTGGACCTGAATTCATCCGCAACAGCAACAGCCTCCCTCTTTCGGGCATCATGCAATTTGACAGTGCAGACCTGTCCAACATGGAAACCAGCGGCATCCTGTACAACGTGATTCTGCACGAAATGGGACATGTGCTGGGCATTGGGACCCTGTGGGACTACCTGGGCTTCCTGACCTACAACGCGGCAGACTGCCAGACCTCCACCAGCATTGTCTTCAACAAGGCCAATGCCATTGCCCAGTACAACGCTCTGGGTGGAGCAGGCAGCGTTCCCGTGGAAGACACCGGAGGTGCCGGAACCAAGTGCGGCCACTGGCGTGAAAGCATCTTCGACACCGAACTGATGACCGGATGGGCAGAAGCGGGCTCCATGCCCATGAGTCGCATGACCATCGCCTCCCTGAAGGACCTGGGGTACTCTGTGAACCTCGCCGCAGCAGACACTTACACCCTGCCCGGTGTTGGAGGCATCAGACAGCAGTCTCACGACATTGAACTGATCGAGATTCCCACCAGGCCCAGAGTCATTCCAGACAACTGA
- a CDS encoding arsenate reductase family protein encodes MEVQIFGVKKSQDTRKAERFFKERKVKIHYVDLDVRPIAKGELSRFTQKAGGLPGLIDRNSKTYQKKGLEFMKLSEERWLELIQENPDLLVLPLVRFGQKVTIGHDEVTWKSWME; translated from the coding sequence GTGGAAGTTCAGATCTTTGGCGTCAAAAAATCCCAGGACACCCGCAAAGCCGAGCGTTTCTTCAAGGAACGCAAGGTGAAAATCCATTATGTGGACCTCGATGTGCGGCCCATTGCAAAAGGGGAACTGTCCCGTTTCACCCAGAAGGCAGGGGGTCTGCCTGGCCTCATTGACAGAAACAGCAAGACCTACCAGAAGAAGGGCCTGGAATTCATGAAGCTCTCTGAGGAGAGGTGGCTGGAACTCATCCAGGAGAACCCGGACCTGCTGGTTCTTCCGCTGGTGCGTTTCGGGCAGAAGGTCACCATCGGGCACGATGAAGTCACCTGGAAAAGCTGGATGGAGTAG
- a CDS encoding outer membrane lipoprotein carrier protein LolA — translation MKKVLFTVLLMGSAALAQTADDIIAKVQANQKTVKDVTIRVVGKAELDAGAQSIDLDIQSIPASNLTRISFNAPDALADNVVVLDKNTVYNYLFLTNQVTVQSAKKARLEGFSFDFTKFADFSTELGKDKFSLKLISTDNARDGKVYVIEATPKEQDLGFTKTRVTITENGWRPLRMQALDSKGKLLADLNFTTWKTNTGLKASTLKSLPKDAQVIKK, via the coding sequence ATGAAGAAAGTGCTTTTTACCGTTCTCTTGATGGGCTCCGCCGCACTGGCCCAGACGGCCGATGACATCATCGCAAAAGTGCAGGCCAACCAGAAAACCGTCAAGGACGTGACCATCCGGGTGGTGGGCAAAGCCGAACTGGATGCAGGTGCACAGAGCATCGACCTGGACATTCAGTCCATCCCCGCCTCCAACCTCACCCGCATCAGCTTCAATGCCCCCGATGCCCTGGCAGACAATGTGGTGGTGCTCGACAAAAACACCGTCTACAACTACCTTTTCCTCACCAATCAGGTGACGGTGCAGAGTGCCAAGAAAGCCCGACTGGAAGGGTTCAGCTTCGACTTCACCAAGTTCGCAGACTTCTCCACCGAGCTTGGTAAGGACAAATTCAGCCTGAAACTGATCAGCACCGACAATGCCAGAGACGGCAAAGTCTACGTGATTGAAGCCACTCCGAAAGAGCAGGACCTGGGCTTCACCAAAACCCGCGTGACCATCACCGAAAACGGCTGGCGTCCTTTAAGAATGCAGGCCCTGGACAGCAAAGGCAAACTGCTGGCAGACCTGAACTTCACCACCTGGAAAACCAACACCGGACTGAAGGCCAGCACGCTGAAAAGCCTGCCCAAAGACGCGCAGGTGATCAAGAAATAG